One window of the Triticum dicoccoides isolate Atlit2015 ecotype Zavitan chromosome 3B, WEW_v2.0, whole genome shotgun sequence genome contains the following:
- the LOC119281001 gene encoding U1 small nuclear ribonucleoprotein 70 kDa-like, with the protein MASSGSRTRPPCADQEDMPKTWLEASLDKKKEKDVPTPPCWCGDVCKLKVSTDRNKSWTEGRRFFVCPNCAHDRRRPTNAYDIPPSPPPLCKYFTWIDHEVPKDIQEDQRADWLRRQRLFEESYARGLERERREKEARERKKREQERARKEKAARQEERASKLARARDAREEDEARDKKGKWPRTTQ; encoded by the exons atggcttcatccggttccaggaCGAGGCCACCGTGCGCGGACCAAGAGGACATGCCGAAGACGTGGTTGGAGGCCAGTTtggacaagaagaaggagaaggatgtgCCCACACCACCATGTTGGTGTGGTGATGTTTGCAAGCTGAAGGTGTCCACTGACCGCAACAAGTCATGGACAGAAGGTAGAAGGTTTTTCGTGTGTCCCAACTGTGCACATGATCGTCGAAGGCCAACTAACGCATATGACATACCACCG TCCCCTCCTCCACTTTGCAAGTACTTCACTTGGATAGATCACGAGGTACCAAAAGATATCCAAGAGGACCAACGTGCAGATTGGTTACGGAGGCAGCGCCTATTCGAGGAGTCCTATGCACGGGGATTGGAGCGGGAGCGTCGTGAGAAGGAGGCTCGTGAGCGCAAGAAGCGTGAGCAAGAGAGGGCACGCAAAGAGAAGGCGGCTCGTCAAGAAGAGAGGGCAAGCAAACTTGCAAGGGCTCGCGATGCACGAGAGGAGGACgaggcacgtgacaagaagggaaAGTGGCCCCGGACTACTCAGTAG
- the LOC119279402 gene encoding BES1/BZR1 homolog protein 2-like, translating into MEVAGAGREEAEAAMEVAGRRGCIRSTRGPWTVRRQARGGAVKTSLRHPTPRERENNRQRERRRRQVATRIYAGLRANAGYALPKHADQNDVLRALCAEAGYVVDDEGNVTRCPERSPGVGASGSSDHLQPSSHSGATEATAGDIHQALLEPEAEPKHKISLELTLSFSYM; encoded by the exons ATGGAGGTGGCCGGAGCCGGGagggaggaggccgaggccgcgATGGAGGTGGCGGGGAGGAGGGGCTGCATCCGGTCGACGCGGGGCCCGTGGACGGTGCGGCGGCAGGCGCGGGGCGGGGCGGTGAAGACGTCGCTTCGGCACCCGACGCCGCGGGAGCGGGAGAACAACCGGcagcgggagcggcggcggcggcaggtggcCACCAGGATCTACGCCGGCCTGCGCGCCAACGCCGGGTACGCGCTGCCCAAGCACGCCGACCAGAACGACGTGCTCCGGGCGCTCTGCGCCGAGGCGGGCTACGTCGTCGACGACGAAGGCAACGTCACGCGCTGCCCCGAG CGTTCCCCGGGCGTCGGCGCAAGCGGCAGCTCCGACCATCTGCAGCCGTCCTCACACAGCGGGGCGACGGAGGCAACAGCGGGGGACATCCACCAGGCGCTGCTTGAGCCGGAGGCGGAGCCGAAGCACAAGATATCCCTCGAGCTGACCCTCTCCTTCTCCTACATGTAG